Proteins found in one Vitis riparia voucher Wen_12938 chloroplast, complete genome genomic segment:
- the ycf3 gene encoding photosystem I assembly protein Ycf3, with amino-acid sequence MPRSRINGNFIDKTFSIVANILLRIIPTTSGEKEAFTYYRDGMSAQSEGNYAEALQNYYEAMRLEIDPYDRSYILYNIGLIHTSNGEHTKALEYYFRALERNPFLPQAFNNMAVICHYRGEQAIRQGDSEIAEAWFDQAAEYWKQAIALTPGNYIEAHNWLKITRRFE; translated from the exons ATGCCTAGATCGCGGATAAATGGAAATTTTATTGATAAGACCTTTTCAATTGTAGCCAATATCTTATTACGAATAATTCCAACAACTTCAGGAGAAAAAGAGGCATTTACCTATTACAGAGATGGT ATGTCGGCTCAATCCGAAGGAAATTATGCGGAAGCTTTACAGAATTATTATGAAGCTATGCGACTAGAAATTGATCCCTATGATCGAAGTTATATACTCTATAACATAGGACTTATCCACACAAGTAATGGAGAGCATACGAAAGCTTTGGAATATTATTTTCGGGCATTAGAACGAAACCCGTTCTTACCACAAGCTTTTAATAATATGGCCGTGATCTGTCATTAC CGGGGAGAACAAGCCATTCGCCAGGGAGATTCTGAAATTGCGGAAGCTTGGTTCGATCAAGCCGCTGAGTATTGGAAACAAGCTATAGCACTTACTCCTGGTAATTATATTGAAGCGCATAATTGGTTGAAGATCACGAGGCGTTTCGAATAA
- the rps4 gene encoding ribosomal protein S4, with the protein MSRYRGPRFKKIRRLGALPGLTSKRPRAGSDLRNQSRSGKRSQYRIRLEEKQKLRFHYGLTERQLLNYVRIAGKAKGATGRVLLQLLEMRLDNILFRLGMASTIPGARQLVNHRHILVNGRIVDIPSYRCKPRDIITAGNEQKSRALIQNVFDSSSHEELPKHLTLHPFQFKGLVNQIIDSNWVGLKINELLVVEYYSRQT; encoded by the coding sequence ATGTCGCGTTACCGAGGGCCTCGTTTCAAAAAAATACGCCGTCTGGGGGCTTTACCGGGACTAACTAGTAAAAGGCCTAGAGCCGGAAGTGATCTTAGAAACCAATCGCGTTCCGGGAAAAGATCTCAATATCGTATTCGTCTAGAAGAAAAACAAAAATTGCGTTTTCATTATGGTCTTACAGAACGCCAATTACTTAACTATGTTCGTATCGCCGGAAAAGCCAAAGGGGCAACAGGTCGGGTTTTACTCCAATTACTTGAAATGCGTTTGGATAACATCCTTTTTCGATTGGGTATGGCTTCGACTATTCCTGGAGCCCGCCAATTAGTTAATCATAGACATATTTTAGTTAATGGTCGTATAGTAGATATACCAAGTTATCGCTGCAAACCCCGAGATATTATTACGGCGGGGAATGAACAAAAATCCAGAGCTCTGATTCAAAATGTTTTTGATTCATCCTCCCATGAGGAATTGCCAAAACATTTGACTCTTCACCCATTCCAATTTAAAGGATTAGTCAATCAAATAATAGATAGTAACTGGGTCGGTTTGAAAATAAATGAATTGCTAGTCGTAGAATATTATTCCCGTCAGACTTAA
- the ndhJ gene encoding NADH dehydrogenase subunit J (NADH dehydrogenase 30 kDa subunit): protein MQGRLSAWLVKHGLVHRSLGFDYQGIETLQIKPEDWHSIAVILYVYGYNYLRSQCAYDVAPGGLLASVYHLTRIEYGVDQPEEVCIKVFASRRNPRIPSVFWVWKSADFQERESYDMLGISYDNHPRLKRILMPESWIGWPLRKDYIAPNFYEIQDAH, encoded by the coding sequence ATGCAGGGTCGTTTGTCTGCTTGGCTAGTCAAGCATGGGCTAGTTCATAGATCTTTGGGCTTCGATTATCAAGGAATAGAGACTTTACAAATAAAGCCCGAGGATTGGCATTCCATTGCTGTCATTTTATATGTATATGGTTATAATTATCTACGCTCACAATGTGCCTATGATGTAGCACCAGGAGGACTGTTAGCTAGTGTGTATCATCTTACGAGAATAGAGTATGGTGTAGATCAACCGGAAGAGGTATGCATAAAAGTATTTGCCTCAAGGAGGAATCCTAGAATTCCGTCTGTTTTCTGGGTTTGGAAAAGTGCGGATTTTCAAGAACGAGAATCTTATGATATGTTGGGAATCTCTTATGATAATCATCCACGCCTGAAGCGTATCTTAATGCCTGAAAGTTGGATAGGATGGCCCTTACGTAAAGATTATATTGCACCTAATTTTTATGAAATACAAGATGCTCATTGA
- the ndhK gene encoding NADH dehydrogenase subunit K (NADH dehydrogenase 27 kDa subunit), which yields MNSIEFPLLDRTTQNSVISTTSNDLSNWSRLSSLWPLLYGTSCCFIEFASLIGSRFDFDRYGLVPRSSPRQADLILTAGTVTMKMAPSLVRLYEQMPEPKYVIAMGACTITGGMFSTDSYSTVRGVDKLIPVDVYLPGCPPKPEAVIDAITKLRKKISREIYEDRIRSQQENRCFTTNHKFHVGRSTHTGNYDQRLLYQSPSTSEIPLETFFKYKSSVSSPEFVN from the coding sequence ATGAATTCTATTGAGTTTCCCTTACTTGATCGAACAACCCAAAATTCAGTTATTTCAACTACATCAAACGATCTTTCAAATTGGTCAAGACTCTCCAGCTTATGGCCGCTTCTCTATGGTACCAGTTGTTGCTTCATTGAATTTGCTTCATTAATAGGATCGCGATTCGACTTTGATCGTTATGGACTGGTACCAAGGTCGAGTCCTAGACAAGCGGACCTAATTTTAACAGCTGGTACAGTAACAATGAAAATGGCTCCTTCTTTAGTGAGATTATATGAGCAAATGCCTGAACCAAAATATGTTATTGCTATGGGAGCATGCACAATTACAGGGGGGATGTTCAGTACAGATTCTTATAGTACTGTTCGGGGAGTCGATAAGCTTATTCCTGTGGATGTCTATTTGCCGGGCTGTCCACCTAAACCGGAGGCTGTTATAGATGCTATAACAAAACTTCGTAAGAAAATATCTCGAGAAATCTATGAAGATAGAATCAGGTCTCAACAAGAGAATCGGTGTTTTACTACCAATCACAAGTTTCATGTTGGACGCAGTACTCATACTGGAAATTATGATCAAAGGTTACTCTATCAATCCCCATCTACTTCAGAGATCCCTCTTGAAACATTTTTCAAATACAAAAGTTCAGTATCTTCCCCCGAATTTGTGAATTAG
- the ndhC gene encoding NADH dehydrogenase subunit 3 → MFLLYEYDIFWAFLIISSVIPILAFFISGVLAPISKGPEKLSSYESGIEPMGDAWLQFRIRYYMFALVFVVFDVETVFLYPWAMSFDVLGVSVFIEALIFVLILIVGSVYAWRKGALEWS, encoded by the coding sequence ATGTTTCTGCTTTACGAATATGATATTTTCTGGGCTTTTCTAATAATATCAAGTGTTATTCCCATTTTGGCATTTTTTATTTCCGGAGTTTTAGCTCCGATTAGTAAAGGACCAGAGAAACTTTCTAGTTATGAATCGGGTATAGAACCAATGGGCGATGCTTGGTTACAATTTCGAATCCGTTATTATATGTTTGCTCTAGTTTTTGTCGTTTTTGATGTTGAAACGGTTTTTCTTTATCCATGGGCAATGAGTTTCGATGTATTGGGTGTATCCGTATTTATAGAAGCTTTAATTTTCGTGCTTATCCTAATTGTTGGTTCAGTTTATGCATGGCGAAAAGGAGCATTGGAATGGTCTTAG
- the atpE gene encoding ATP synthase CF1 epsilon subunit (ATP synthase epsilon chain), translating into MTLNLCVLTPNRIVWDSKVKEIILSTNSGQIGILPNHAPIATAVDIGILRIRLNDQWLTMALMGGFARIGNNEITVLVNDAEKGSDIEPQEAQQTLEIAEANLRKAEGKRQIIEANLALRRARTRVEAINVTS; encoded by the coding sequence ATGACCTTAAATCTTTGTGTACTGACCCCTAATCGAATTGTTTGGGATTCAAAAGTAAAAGAAATCATTTTATCTACTAATAGTGGACAAATTGGCATATTACCAAATCACGCCCCTATTGCCACAGCTGTAGATATAGGTATTTTGAGAATACGCCTTAACGACCAATGGTTAACGATGGCTCTGATGGGCGGTTTTGCTAGAATAGGCAATAATGAGATCACTGTTTTAGTAAATGATGCGGAGAAGGGTAGTGACATTGAGCCACAAGAAGCTCAGCAAACTCTTGAAATAGCGGAAGCTAACTTGAGGAAAGCTGAAGGCAAGAGACAAATAATTGAGGCAAATCTAGCTCTTAGACGAGCTAGGACACGAGTAGAGGCTATCAATGTGACTTCGTAA
- the atpB gene encoding ATP synthase CF1 beta subunit, translated as MRINPTTSGPGVSTLEKKNLGRIAQIIGPVLDVAFPPGKMPNIYNALVVKGRDTVGQQINVTCEVQQLLGNNRVRAVAMSATDGLTRGMEVIDTGAPLSVPVGGATLGRIFNVLGEPVDNLGPVDTRTTSPIHRSAPAFIQLDTKLSIFETGIKVVDLLAPYRRGGKIGLFGGAGVGKTVLIMELINNIAKAHGGVSVFGGVGERTREGNDLYMEMKESGVINEKNISESKVALVYGQMNEPPGARMRVGLTALTMAEYFRDVNEQDVLLFIDNIFRFVQAGSEVSALLGRMPSAVGYQPTLSTEMGSLQERITSTKEGSITSIQAVYVPADDLTDPAPATTFAHLDATTVLSRGLAAKGIYPAVDPLDSTSTMLQPRIVGEEHYETAQRVKQTLQRYKELQDIIAILGLDELSEEDRLTVARARKIERFLSQPFFVAEVFTGSPGKYVGLAETIRGFQLILSGELDGLPEQAFYLVGNIDEATAKAMNLEMESKLKK; from the coding sequence ATGAGAATAAATCCTACTACTTCTGGTCCTGGGGTTTCCACGCTTGAAAAAAAAAACCTGGGGCGTATCGCTCAAATCATTGGTCCGGTCCTGGATGTAGCTTTTCCCCCGGGCAAGATGCCTAATATTTACAATGCGCTGGTAGTTAAGGGTCGAGATACTGTCGGTCAACAAATTAATGTGACTTGTGAGGTACAGCAATTATTAGGAAATAATCGAGTTAGAGCTGTGGCTATGAGTGCTACAGATGGTCTAACGAGAGGAATGGAAGTGATTGACACGGGAGCTCCTCTAAGTGTTCCAGTCGGTGGAGCGACTCTCGGACGAATTTTCAACGTGCTTGGAGAGCCTGTTGATAATTTAGGTCCTGTAGATACTCGCACAACATCTCCTATTCATAGATCTGCGCCCGCCTTTATACAGTTAGATACAAAATTATCCATTTTTGAAACAGGAATTAAAGTAGTGGATCTTTTAGCTCCTTATCGCCGTGGAGGAAAAATTGGACTATTCGGGGGAGCTGGAGTGGGTAAAACAGTACTCATTATGGAATTGATCAACAACATTGCCAAAGCTCATGGGGGTGTATCTGTATTTGGCGGAGTAGGTGAACGTACTCGTGAAGGAAATGATCTTTACATGGAAATGAAAGAATCTGGAGTGATTAATGAAAAAAATATTTCAGAATCAAAAGTGGCTCTAGTCTACGGTCAGATGAATGAACCGCCGGGAGCTCGTATGAGAGTTGGTTTGACTGCCCTAACTATGGCGGAATATTTCCGAGATGTTAATGAACAAGACGTACTTCTATTTATCGACAATATCTTCCGTTTCGTCCAAGCAGGATCCGAAGTATCTGCCTTATTGGGCAGAATGCCTTCCGCTGTGGGTTATCAACCTACCCTTAGTACCGAAATGGGTTCTTTACAAGAAAGAATTACTTCTACCAAGGAGGGGTCCATAACTTCTATTCAAGCAGTTTATGTACCTGCGGACGATTTGACCGACCCTGCCCCTGCCACAACATTTGCACATTTAGATGCTACTACCGTACTATCAAGAGGATTAGCTGCCAAAGGTATCTATCCAGCAGTAGATCCTTTAGATTCAACGTCAACTATGCTCCAACCTCGTATCGTTGGTGAGGAACATTATGAAACTGCGCAAAGAGTTAAGCAAACTTTACAACGTTACAAAGAACTTCAAGACATTATAGCTATCCTTGGGTTGGACGAATTATCCGAAGAGGATCGTTTAACCGTAGCAAGAGCACGAAAAATTGAGCGTTTCTTATCACAACCCTTTTTCGTAGCAGAAGTATTTACCGGTTCTCCAGGGAAATATGTTGGTCTAGCAGAAACAATTAGAGGGTTTCAATTGATCCTTTCCGGAGAATTAGATGGTCTTCCCGAACAGGCCTTTTATTTGGTAGGTAACATCGATGAAGCTACCGCGAAGGCTATGAACTTAGAAATGGAGAGCAAATTGAAGAAATGA
- the rbcL gene encoding ribulose-1,5-bisphosphate carboxylase/oxygenase large subunit (RuBisCO large subunit), with protein sequence MSPQTETKASVGFKAGVKDYKLTYYTPEYETKPTDILAAFRVTPQPGVPPEEAGAAVAAESSTGTWTTVWTDGLTSLDRYKGRCYHIEPVAGEESQFIAYVAYPLDLFEEGSVTNMFTSIVGNVFGFKALRALRLEDLRIPPAYTKTFQGPPHGIQVERDKLNKYGRPLLGCTIKPKLGLSAKNYGRAVYECLRGGLDFTKDDENVNSQPFMRWRDRFLFCAEAIFKSQAETGEIKGHYLNATAGTCEEMMKRAVFARELGVPIVMHDYLTGGFTANTSLAQYCRDNGLLLHIHRAMHAVIDRQKNHGMHFRVLAKALRMSGGDHIHAGTVVGKLEGEREITLGFVDLLRDDFVEKDRSRGIYFTQDWVSLPGVLPVASGGIHVWHMPALTEIFGDDSVLQFGGGTLGHPWGNAPGAVANRVALEACVQARNEGRDLAREGNEIIRAASKWSPELAAACEVWKEIKFEFPAMDTL encoded by the coding sequence ATGTCACCACAAACAGAGACTAAAGCAAGTGTTGGATTCAAAGCCGGTGTTAAAGATTACAAATTGACTTATTATACTCCTGAATATGAGACCAAACCTACTGATATCTTGGCAGCATTCCGAGTAACTCCTCAACCTGGAGTTCCACCCGAAGAAGCAGGGGCCGCGGTAGCTGCTGAATCTTCTACTGGTACATGGACAACTGTGTGGACTGATGGACTTACCAGCCTTGATCGTTACAAAGGACGATGCTACCACATCGAGCCCGTTGCTGGAGAAGAAAGTCAATTTATTGCTTATGTAGCTTACCCTTTAGACCTTTTTGAAGAAGGCTCTGTTACTAACATGTTTACTTCCATTGTGGGTAATGTGTTTGGGTTCAAAGCTCTGCGCGCTCTACGTCTAGAGGATCTGCGAATCCCCCCTGCTTATACTAAAACTTTCCAAGGCCCGCCTCATGGCATCCAAGTTGAGAGAGATAAATTGAACAAGTATGGTCGTCCCCTATTGGGATGTACTATTAAACCTAAATTGGGGTTATCCGCTAAGAACTATGGTAGAGCAGTTTATGAATGTCTCCGCGGTGGACTTGATTTTACTAAAGATGATGAGAACGTGAACTCCCAACCATTTATGCGTTGGAGAGACCGTTTCTTATTTTGTGCCGAAGCCATTTTTAAATCACAGGCTGAAACAGGTGAAATCAAAGGGCATTACTTGAATGCTACTGCAGGTACATGCGAAGAAATGATGAAAAGGGCTGTATTTGCCAGAGAATTGGGAGTTCCTATCGTAATGCATGACTACTTAACAGGGGGATTCACCGCAAATACTAGCTTGGCTCAGTATTGCCGAGATAATGGCCTACTTCTTCACATCCATCGTGCAATGCATGCAGTTATTGATAGACAGAAGAATCATGGTATGCACTTTCGTGTACTAGCTAAAGCCTTACGTATGTCTGGAGGAGATCATATTCACGCCGGTACCGTAGTAGGTAAACTTGAAGGAGAAAGAGAGATCACTTTGGGCTTTGTTGATTTATTACGTGATGATTTTGTTGAAAAAGACCGAAGTCGCGGTATTTATTTCACTCAAGATTGGGTCTCTCTACCAGGTGTTCTGCCAGTGGCTTCTGGGGGTATTCACGTTTGGCATATGCCTGCTCTGACCGAGATCTTTGGAGATGATTCCGTACTACAGTTCGGTGGAGGAACTTTAGGACACCCTTGGGGAAATGCACCGGGTGCCGTAGCTAATCGAGTAGCTCTTGAAGCATGTGTACAAGCTCGTAATGAGGGACGTGATCTTGCTCGTGAGGGTAATGAAATTATCCGTGCAGCTAGCAAATGGAGTCCTGAACTAGCTGCTGCTTGTGAAGTATGGAAGGAAATCAAATTTGAATTCCCAGCAATGGATACTTTGTAA
- the accD gene encoding acetyl-CoA carboxylase carboxyltransferase beta subunit, with translation MTIHLLYFNVNRGQESSMEKWWFNSMLSNEKLEYRCGLSKSTDSPDPIENTSGSEDRVINNTDKNINNWSQIKSSSYSNVDHLFGIRDIRNFISDDTFLVRDRNGVSYFIYFDIENQIFEIDNDQSFLSELESFFYSYRNSSYLNNVNSSYLNNVSKSNHPHYDRYMYDTKYSWNKHINSCINNYILSGSNNYSDSYIYSYICGQSRTRSEHGSSSKQTSTNGSDLKSSNVLYVAQKYRHLWIQCENCYGLNYKKNLKSKINICEQCGYHLKMSSSDRIELSIDPGTWDPVDEDMVSLDPIEFHSGEEPYKERIDFYQRKTGLTEAVQTGTGQLNGIPVAIGVMDFQFMGGSMGSVVGEKITRLIEYATNEFLPLILVCSSGGARMQEGSLSLMQMAKISSALYDYQSNKKLFYVSILTSPTTGGVTASFGMLGDIIIAEPNSYIAFAGKRVIEQTLKKTVPEGSQAAEYLFHKGLFDPIVPRNTLKGVLSELFQLHAFFPLNPKKIK, from the coding sequence ATGACTATTCATTTATTGTATTTTAATGTAAATAGGGGGCAAGAAAGCTCTATGGAAAAATGGTGGTTCAATTCGATGTTGTCTAACGAGAAGTTAGAATACAGGTGTGGGCTAAGTAAATCAACGGACAGTCCTGATCCTATTGAAAATACCAGTGGAAGTGAAGACCGGGTTATAAATAATACGGATAAAAACATTAATAATTGGAGTCAAATTAAGAGTTCTAGTTATAGTAATGTTGATCATTTATTCGGCATCAGGGACATTCGGAATTTCATCTCTGATGACACTTTTTTAGTTAGGGATAGGAATGGGGTCAGTTATTTCATATATTTTGATATTGAAAATCAAATTTTTGAGATTGATAACGATCAGTCTTTTTTGAGTGAACTAGAAAGTTTTTTTTATAGTTATCGGAATTCTAGTTATCTGAATAATGTAAATTCTAGTTATCTGAATAATGTATCTAAGAGTAATCATCCCCACTATGATCGTTACATGTATGATACTAAATATAGTTGGAATAAGCACATTAATAGTTGCATTAATAATTACATTTTAAGTGGTAGTAACAATTACAGTGACAGTTACATTTATAGTTACATTTGTGGTCAAAGTAGAACTAGGAGTGAACACGGGAGTTCCAGTAAACAAACTAGCACGAATGGTAGTGATTTAAAAAGTTCTAATGTTCTATATGTAGCTCAAAAATACAGGCATTTGTGGATTCAATGCGAAAATTGTTATGGATTAAATTATAAAAAAAATTTAAAGTCAAAAATAAATATTTGCGAACAATGCGGATATCATTTGAAAATGAGTAGTTCAGATAGAATCGAACTTTCGATTGATCCGGGTACGTGGGATCCTGTAGATGAAGACATGGTCTCTCTGGATCCTATTGAATTTCATTCGGGGGAGGAACCTTATAAAGAGCGTATTGATTTTTATCAAAGAAAGACAGGATTAACTGAGGCTGTTCAAACAGGCACAGGTCAACTAAACGGTATTCCCGTAGCAATTGGGGTTATGGATTTTCAGTTTATGGGGGGTAGTATGGGATCCGTAGTAGGTGAGAAAATTACCCGTTTGATCGAATATGCCACCAATGAATTTCTACCTCTTATTCTAGTGTGTTCTTCCGGAGGAGCACGTATGCAAGAAGGAAGTTTGAGCTTGATGCAAATGGCTAAAATATCTTCCGCTTTATATGATTATCAATCAAATAAAAAGTTATTTTATGTATCAATCCTTACATCTCCTACTACTGGTGGGGTGACAGCAAGTTTTGGTATGTTGGGAGATATCATTATTGCCGAACCCAATTCCTACATTGCATTTGCGGGTAAAAGGGTAATTGAACAAACATTGAAAAAGACAGTACCTGAAGGTTCACAAGCGGCTGAATATTTATTCCATAAGGGCTTATTCGATCCAATCGTACCACGTAATACTTTAAAGGGTGTTCTGAGTGAGTTATTTCAGCTTCACGCTTTCTTTCCTTTGAATCCAAAAAAAATCAAGTAG
- the psaI gene encoding photosystem I subunit VIII yields MITLNLPSILVPLVGLVFPAIAMASLFLHVQKNKIF; encoded by the coding sequence ATGATAACTCTTAACTTACCCTCTATTTTGGTGCCTTTAGTGGGCCTAGTATTTCCGGCAATTGCAATGGCTTCGTTATTTCTTCATGTTCAAAAAAACAAGATTTTTTAG
- the ycf4 gene encoding photosystem I assembly protein Ycf4 — protein MSWRSERIWIELITGSRKTSNFCWAFILFLGSLGFLLVGTSSYLGRNLISLFPSQQIIFFPQGIVMSFYGIAGLFISSYLWCTISWNVGSGYDRFDRKEGIVCIFRWGFPGKNRRIFLRLLMKDIQSIRIAVKEDIYARRILVLYMEIRGQGAIPLTRTDENLTPREMEQKAAELAYFLRVPIEVF, from the coding sequence ATGAGTTGGCGATCAGAACGTATATGGATAGAACTTATAACGGGGTCTCGAAAAACAAGTAATTTCTGCTGGGCCTTTATCCTTTTTTTAGGTTCATTAGGGTTCTTATTGGTTGGAACTTCCAGTTATCTTGGTAGGAATTTGATATCTTTATTTCCGTCTCAGCAAATAATTTTTTTTCCACAAGGGATCGTGATGTCTTTCTACGGGATTGCCGGTCTCTTTATTAGCTCCTATTTGTGGTGCACAATTTCGTGGAATGTAGGTAGTGGTTATGATCGATTCGATAGAAAAGAAGGAATAGTGTGTATTTTTCGTTGGGGATTTCCTGGAAAAAATCGCCGGATCTTCCTCCGATTACTTATGAAAGATATTCAGTCCATCAGAATAGCAGTTAAAGAGGATATTTATGCCCGTCGTATCCTTGTCCTTTATATGGAAATCAGAGGCCAGGGGGCCATTCCTTTGACTCGTACTGATGAGAATTTGACGCCACGAGAAATGGAACAAAAAGCTGCTGAATTAGCCTATTTCTTGCGTGTACCAATTGAAGTATTTTGA
- the cemA gene encoding envelope membrane protein (heme-binding protein) → MTKKKAFTPLLYLASIVFLPWWISLSLNKSLESWVTNWWNTRQSETFLNDIQEKSILEKFIELEELFLLDEMIKECPETHLQKLRMGIHKETIQLIKMYNEDPIHTILHFSTNIICFVILSGYSILGNEELLILNSWIQQFLYNLSDTIKAFSILLLTDLCIGFHSPHGWELMIGSVYKDFGFAHNDQIISGLVSTFPVILDTILKYWIFRYLNRVSPSLVVIYHSMND, encoded by the coding sequence ATGACAAAAAAGAAAGCATTCACTCCCCTTCTATATCTTGCATCTATAGTATTTTTGCCCTGGTGGATCTCTCTATCACTTAATAAAAGTCTGGAATCTTGGGTTACTAATTGGTGGAATACTAGGCAATCTGAAACTTTTTTGAATGATATTCAAGAAAAGAGTATTCTAGAAAAATTCATAGAATTAGAGGAACTCTTCTTGTTGGACGAAATGATAAAGGAATGCCCGGAAACACATCTACAAAAGCTTCGTATGGGAATCCACAAAGAAACGATCCAATTGATCAAGATGTACAATGAGGATCCTATCCATACGATTTTGCACTTCTCGACAAATATAATCTGTTTCGTTATTCTAAGTGGTTATTCTATTCTGGGTAATGAAGAACTTCTTATTCTTAACTCTTGGATTCAGCAATTCCTATATAACTTAAGCGACACAATAAAAGCTTTTTCTATTCTTTTATTAACTGATTTATGTATCGGATTCCACTCGCCCCATGGTTGGGAACTGATGATTGGCTCTGTCTACAAAGATTTTGGATTTGCTCATAACGATCAAATTATATCTGGTCTTGTTTCCACCTTTCCGGTCATTCTAGATACAATTTTAAAATATTGGATCTTCCGGTATTTAAATCGTGTATCTCCGTCACTTGTAGTGATTTATCATTCAATGAATGACTGA
- the petA gene encoding cytochrome f (apocytochrome f precursor; component of cytochrome b6-f complex) yields MQTRNTFSWIKEQITRSISVSLMIYIITRTSISNAYPIFAQQGYENPREATGRIVCANCHLANKPVDIEVPQAVLPDTVFEAVVRIPYDMQMKQVLANGKRGALNVGAVLILPEGFELAPPDRISPEMKEKIGNLSFQNYRPTKKNILVIGPVPGQKYSEITFPILSPDPATKKDVHFLKYPIYVGGNRGRGQIYPDGSKSNNTVYNATAAGIVSKIIRKEKGGYEITIADASDGRQVVDIIPPGPELLVSEGESIKLDQPLTSNPNVGGFGQGDAEIVLQDPLRIQGLLFFLSSVILAQIFLVLKKKQFEKVQLSEMNF; encoded by the coding sequence ATGCAAACTAGAAATACCTTTTCTTGGATAAAGGAACAGATTACTCGATCCATTTCCGTATCGCTTATGATATATATAATAACTCGGACATCCATTTCAAATGCATATCCCATTTTTGCACAGCAGGGTTATGAAAATCCACGAGAAGCGACTGGACGTATTGTATGTGCCAATTGTCATTTAGCTAATAAGCCCGTGGATATTGAGGTTCCACAAGCGGTACTTCCTGATACTGTATTTGAAGCAGTTGTTCGAATTCCTTATGATATGCAAATGAAACAAGTTCTTGCTAATGGTAAAAGAGGGGCTTTGAATGTGGGGGCTGTTCTTATTTTACCTGAGGGGTTTGAATTAGCCCCACCCGATCGTATTTCCCCCGAGATGAAAGAAAAGATAGGCAATCTATCTTTTCAGAACTATCGCCCTACTAAAAAAAATATTCTTGTGATAGGTCCTGTTCCTGGTCAAAAATATAGTGAAATCACCTTTCCTATTCTTTCTCCCGACCCCGCTACTAAGAAAGATGTTCACTTCTTAAAATATCCCATATACGTAGGCGGGAACAGGGGAAGGGGTCAGATTTATCCTGACGGGAGCAAGAGTAACAATACAGTTTATAATGCTACAGCGGCAGGTATAGTAAGCAAAATCATACGAAAAGAAAAAGGGGGGTACGAAATAACCATAGCGGATGCATCGGATGGACGTCAAGTGGTTGATATTATCCCTCCAGGACCAGAACTTCTTGTTTCAGAGGGTGAATCTATTAAACTTGATCAACCATTAACGAGTAATCCTAATGTGGGTGGATTTGGTCAGGGAGATGCAGAAATAGTACTTCAAGATCCATTACGTATTCAAGGCCTTTTGTTCTTCTTGTCTTCTGTTATTTTGGCACAAATCTTTTTGGTTCTTAAAAAGAAACAGTTTGAGAAGGTTCAATTGTCCGAAATGAATTTCTAG
- the psbJ gene encoding photosystem II protein J (photosystem II reaction center subunit X) produces the protein MADTTGRIPLWLIGTVTGIPVIGLIGIFFYGSYSGLGSSL, from the coding sequence ATGGCCGATACTACTGGAAGGATTCCTCTTTGGCTAATAGGTACTGTAACTGGTATTCCTGTGATCGGTTTAATAGGCATTTTCTTTTATGGTTCATATTCCGGATTGGGTTCATCCCTGTAG
- the psbL gene encoding photosystem II protein L (PSII reaction center subunit XII), producing the protein MTQSNPNEQNVELNRTSLYWGLLLIFVLAVLFSNYFFN; encoded by the coding sequence ACGACACAATCAAACCCGAACGAACAAAATGTTGAATTGAATCGTACCAGTCTTTACTGGGGGTTATTACTCATTTTTGTACTTGCTGTTTTATTTTCCAATTATTTTTTCAATTAA